GGCCGGACCCAGCGGCTCGGCCAGCAGCAGCGCCCCGATCAGGGCCAGGGTGACCGGCTCGGTCTTGATAAGCGCGGTGGTGACGCCGAAGCCGCGGCTTTCCATCGTCAGCAGCATCAGGGCCGTCGCGGCGATCTGCGCCAGCGCGCCCAGCGTGGCCCAGCCGAGGCTCGCCGCGCCGGGCAGCGGGATGGCGGTGAAGCCGGCCAGCACTGCCAGCAGCAGCGCCGCGAAGGGCAGGCCGAAAAGGAAACGCACCGCCGTCGCGCCCATGGTGCCGAGTTCGGCGGTCAGCCGGCGCTGCGCCGCGTTGCGGCCGGTCTGCGCCGCCGCCGCGACCAGCGTGGCGAGGATCCAGCCCATCAGCCCCGGATCGCCTCGATCATGCGGCTGACATTGTCGGGATCGGCGTCGGGCGTGATGCCATGGCCGAGGTTGAAGATATGCGGGCCCTTCGAGAAGGCGCGGACGATGCGGCGGGTCTCGGCCACCAGTGCCTCGCCCCCCGTGACCATCAGCCGCGGGTCGAGGTTGCCTTGGACGCAGCCGTCCTTCTGCACCTCGGCGGCGGCCCAGTCGGCGCTGACGGAATTGTCCAGCGCCACCGCATCGGCGCCGGTGGCGCGGGCAAAGCCGGCATAACGCGGCCCGGCCTCGCGCGGGAAGGCGATGACGGGCACGCCGGGATGGCGCGCCTTCAGCGCGGCGATGATGCGGCGCGCCGGCGCCAGCGCGAAATCGTCGAAATCAGCGCCCTTCAACGAGCCGGCCCAGCTGTCGAAGAGCTTGACCACCTCGGCCCCGGCCTCGATCTGGGCCGAGAGATAGGCGATGGTGCCCTCGGTGATGCGGTCGATCAGCGCGGCGAAGGCGGCGCGGTCGGCGGCCTTGAAGGCATGGGCCGGGCCCTGGTCGGGCGTGCCGCGGCCGGCGATCATATAGGTGGCGACGGTCCAGGGCGCGCCGGCAAAGCCGATCAGCGTCGTCTCGCGCGGCAGTTCGCGGGCAAGGATGCGGACGGTTTCATAGACCGGGGCGAGGGTGTCGTGGATGGCCTCGACCGGCTTCAGCGCCGCCACGCCGGCGGCATCGGTGATGGTGGACAGGCGCGGCCCCTCGCCGGTCACGAACCACAGGTCCAGCCCCAGCGCCTGCGGCAGCAGCAGGATGTCGGCAAACAGGATCGCCGCGTCGAAGCCATAGCGGCGGATCGGCTGCAACGTCACCTCGGCCGCGAGGTCCGGCGTATAGCACAGCGACAGGAAGTCGCCGGCCTGGGCGCGGGTGGCGCGGTATTCGGGCAGATAGCGGCCGGCCTGGCGCATCATCCAGACGGGCGGCACGGGCAGGCGCTCGCCCTTCAGGGCGCGCAGGATGGTCTTGTCGGACATGGATCACCTCTTGCGCCCCTTCATGGCCGGCCTGTCCCCGTTGTCAAGGGCGCGAGAGGGCGCTAAGCCCTTGGCCATGGAACCGACACAGACCCAGATCATCCGCATCGGCACGCGCGGCTCGGCGCTGGCGCTGGCGCAGGCGCATGAAACCCGCGACCGGCTGATGGCCGCGCATGGCCTGCCCGAGGCCGCCTTCGAGATCGTGGTGATCAAGACCACCGGCGACCGCGTGCTGGACCGGCCGCTGAAAGAGATCGGCGGCAAGGGCC
This portion of the Paracoccus sp. N5 genome encodes:
- the hemE gene encoding uroporphyrinogen decarboxylase, coding for MSDKTILRALKGERLPVPPVWMMRQAGRYLPEYRATRAQAGDFLSLCYTPDLAAEVTLQPIRRYGFDAAILFADILLLPQALGLDLWFVTGEGPRLSTITDAAGVAALKPVEAIHDTLAPVYETVRILARELPRETTLIGFAGAPWTVATYMIAGRGTPDQGPAHAFKAADRAAFAALIDRITEGTIAYLSAQIEAGAEVVKLFDSWAGSLKGADFDDFALAPARRIIAALKARHPGVPVIAFPREAGPRYAGFARATGADAVALDNSVSADWAAAEVQKDGCVQGNLDPRLMVTGGEALVAETRRIVRAFSKGPHIFNLGHGITPDADPDNVSRMIEAIRG